In Brevibacterium zhoupengii, the following are encoded in one genomic region:
- a CDS encoding proline racemase family protein: MRTNRLIQTVESHTEGLPVRVVTGGVGTYPGATMAERRDWFIANSDDLRTFLMCEPRGTGWLSGAILQPPTRSDADWGVLFIEVTGVLPMCGAGTIAVATVLVETGMVRVEEPVTRIRLDTPIGLIVAEVVVRDGRAESVTIVNVPSYAHALDQSVDVPGYGSIGCDIAFGGNYYAFVEAGGEPGSGGIGIPFDRDRGEEFTRAGRAIMAAVNEQIEPVHPVSGFRGCEHVVFLAPGSTASHARHILINHPGWVDRSPGGTGTSALMAVHHARGDLGLDTDFVNESFIGTSFTGRLVEETSVGEHTAVVPTITGRSWLTGTAQYTLDPTDPFPAGFTI; encoded by the coding sequence ATGCGCACGAATCGACTCATCCAGACCGTTGAATCCCACACTGAGGGTCTGCCGGTGCGGGTCGTCACCGGGGGAGTCGGGACCTACCCTGGGGCCACGATGGCCGAGCGCCGGGACTGGTTCATCGCCAACTCCGATGACCTGCGCACCTTCCTCATGTGCGAACCCCGCGGCACGGGTTGGCTCTCCGGGGCGATCCTGCAGCCGCCGACGCGTTCCGATGCCGATTGGGGTGTGCTGTTCATCGAGGTCACCGGTGTGCTCCCGATGTGCGGTGCCGGCACCATCGCCGTGGCCACCGTGCTCGTGGAGACCGGCATGGTGAGGGTGGAAGAGCCGGTGACGCGCATCCGTTTGGACACGCCCATCGGGCTCATCGTCGCCGAGGTGGTTGTCCGTGATGGTCGAGCCGAATCGGTGACCATCGTCAACGTCCCCTCCTACGCCCATGCCTTGGACCAGAGCGTCGACGTTCCGGGCTACGGCTCAATCGGCTGCGACATCGCCTTCGGCGGGAACTACTATGCGTTCGTTGAGGCTGGGGGCGAGCCGGGGTCGGGCGGGATTGGCATCCCCTTCGACCGCGACCGCGGCGAGGAATTCACCAGGGCCGGCCGTGCGATCATGGCCGCGGTCAACGAACAGATCGAGCCGGTGCACCCGGTCTCAGGTTTCCGCGGCTGCGAGCACGTTGTGTTCCTGGCTCCCGGCTCAACCGCGTCCCATGCCCGACACATCCTGATCAACCATCCCGGGTGGGTGGACCGCTCGCCCGGAGGGACCGGGACGAGCGCCCTCATGGCCGTCCATCACGCCCGCGGCGACCTGGGGCTGGATACGGATTTCGTCAACGAGTCCTTCATCGGCACCTCGTTCACCGGTCGCCTCGTCGAGGAGACGAGCGTCGGTGAACACACGGCCGTGGTCCCCACGATCACCGGCCGCTCCTGGCTGACCGGCACCGCGCAGTACACGCTCGACCCCACCGACCCGTTCCCCGCCGGCTTCACGATCTGA
- a CDS encoding aminotransferase class I/II-fold pyridoxal phosphate-dependent enzyme: MTGIDSDEHSGQASFMPGPAAAGGTPRKRLDSDSSGGSAETGFRSRPKKSQLERDPGMPASTWRLRSDAWEYLKFAIKRLAISGGDFSMIAADGEVWRSLRSLKTIELYWGGFGQRYVEDIAELLSNGEFDKAHDMITRAVNRLRGTTVPDVVDDDLSEDERAEHKDRQDSRPRFEVLIVDETTEGGRDELHTDLLKLRHASDQFIYDYVIVPTADDAVAAALTNPNLLACVIRPGFTDRTRQVLSRDLRSAVELAHQGTTDSPTMPMSPLNSVRRVLRLADTLAGLRPELDLYLMAGAHIESLAGALTHRFRRVFRREDQFELHLSLLRRVQHLYDTPFFTAIREHARRPAGVFHALPVSRGGSVVGSKWISDFVDFYGLNLLLAETSATSGELDSLLAPVGTIKKAQSLAARAFGAKRTYFVTNGTSTANKIVHQAVVSPDEVVMVDRNCHKSHHHALMLTGARTAYLEAYPLNDVAFYGAVPLNRIKQLLLDYRAAGRLDEVRMITLTNCTFDGIVYDPEKVMAECLAIKPDLVFLWDEAWFAFARFHPVTRKRTAMVAAERLEAILGTDAHARAYREQRERLFDAQTGEPAPDEVWLNESLLPPPDAVLRVYATQSTHKTLTSLRQGSMIHVYDQEFSHGAEESFHEAYMTHTSTSPNYQILASLDLGRRQVEMEGFALVQKQLDLAMSLASAVSRHPLLKKTFRVLTAADLIPEEYRQTERTMPLRDGLATFWHAWTTDEFVVDPSRITIEISGTGVDGDTFKHDFLMDRYGIQVNKTSRNTVLFMTNIGTSRSAVAYLIEVLVKMAEKFNDPHELQAEYSLDEPAEIMPPLPDFSAFAPAYAAEVPAEDPSKQLPDGDLRTAYYAGLRRWNIEHVLPEELGRRLESGDQPVSAGFVTPYPPGFPVLVPGQIITAEVLDFMSALDTREIHGYDARLGYRVILPKDQLESKK; the protein is encoded by the coding sequence ATGACCGGCATCGACTCCGACGAACACTCGGGACAGGCATCATTTATGCCTGGACCGGCAGCGGCCGGAGGGACGCCCCGAAAGCGGTTGGACTCCGACTCGTCTGGGGGATCCGCGGAGACGGGATTCCGGTCTCGGCCGAAGAAGTCGCAGCTCGAACGCGATCCGGGCATGCCTGCAAGCACCTGGCGTCTGCGCTCGGATGCCTGGGAATACCTGAAGTTCGCGATCAAGCGACTGGCCATCAGCGGCGGGGACTTCTCGATGATCGCCGCCGACGGCGAGGTCTGGCGGTCGCTGCGATCGCTGAAGACGATCGAACTGTACTGGGGCGGGTTCGGGCAGCGCTATGTCGAGGACATCGCCGAGCTGCTCTCCAACGGTGAGTTCGACAAGGCCCATGACATGATTACGCGCGCCGTCAACCGTCTGCGCGGAACCACGGTCCCCGATGTCGTCGACGATGACCTCTCCGAGGACGAGCGTGCCGAGCACAAGGACCGCCAGGATTCGCGCCCCCGCTTCGAGGTCCTCATCGTCGATGAGACCACCGAGGGCGGCCGCGATGAGCTGCACACCGACCTGCTCAAACTGCGCCACGCCTCCGACCAGTTCATCTACGACTACGTCATCGTCCCCACCGCCGACGATGCTGTGGCTGCGGCGCTGACGAACCCGAACCTGCTCGCCTGCGTCATCCGCCCCGGCTTCACCGACCGCACCCGGCAGGTGCTCAGCCGCGACCTGCGCAGCGCCGTCGAACTCGCCCACCAGGGCACGACCGACTCGCCGACGATGCCGATGAGTCCGCTCAACTCGGTCCGGCGGGTGCTGCGTCTGGCAGACACCCTGGCGGGTCTGCGCCCCGAACTCGACCTCTACCTCATGGCCGGTGCCCATATCGAGAGCCTGGCCGGAGCGTTGACCCATCGGTTCCGCCGTGTCTTCCGCCGAGAGGACCAGTTCGAGCTCCACCTGTCCTTGCTGCGCCGTGTCCAGCACCTCTACGACACTCCGTTCTTCACCGCGATCCGGGAGCACGCACGCCGCCCGGCCGGTGTCTTCCACGCCCTGCCTGTCTCTCGCGGCGGCTCGGTCGTGGGCTCGAAGTGGATCAGTGACTTCGTCGACTTCTACGGTCTCAACCTGCTGCTCGCGGAGACCAGCGCCACCTCGGGTGAGTTGGATTCCCTGCTCGCTCCGGTCGGCACGATCAAGAAGGCGCAGTCTCTGGCGGCCAGGGCCTTCGGCGCGAAGCGGACCTACTTCGTGACGAACGGGACCTCGACGGCGAACAAGATCGTCCACCAGGCCGTCGTCTCACCCGACGAGGTCGTCATGGTCGACCGCAACTGCCACAAGTCGCACCACCACGCGCTCATGCTCACGGGCGCCAGGACCGCCTACCTCGAGGCCTACCCGCTCAACGACGTCGCCTTCTACGGCGCGGTGCCGCTGAACCGGATCAAGCAGCTCCTGCTCGACTACCGGGCCGCCGGCCGCCTCGACGAGGTCCGGATGATCACCCTGACCAACTGCACCTTCGACGGGATCGTCTACGACCCGGAGAAGGTCATGGCCGAGTGCCTGGCAATCAAGCCCGACCTCGTCTTCCTCTGGGACGAGGCGTGGTTCGCCTTCGCCCGGTTCCACCCGGTCACCCGCAAACGCACCGCCATGGTCGCGGCCGAGCGGCTCGAGGCGATCCTCGGCACCGACGCCCACGCCAGGGCATATCGGGAGCAGCGCGAGCGGCTCTTCGATGCACAGACCGGTGAACCGGCTCCCGACGAGGTGTGGCTGAACGAGTCCCTGCTGCCGCCGCCGGACGCGGTCCTGCGCGTGTATGCGACCCAGTCGACGCACAAGACGCTGACCTCGCTGCGGCAGGGCTCGATGATCCACGTCTATGACCAGGAGTTCTCCCACGGGGCTGAGGAGTCGTTCCACGAGGCGTACATGACGCACACTTCGACCTCGCCGAACTACCAGATCCTCGCGTCCTTGGATTTGGGGCGCCGGCAGGTCGAGATGGAGGGCTTCGCCCTCGTGCAGAAGCAACTGGACCTGGCAATGAGCCTGGCCTCGGCTGTCTCGCGCCATCCGCTTTTGAAGAAGACCTTCCGGGTGCTCACCGCGGCCGACCTCATTCCCGAGGAGTACCGGCAGACCGAGCGCACGATGCCGCTGCGTGATGGTCTGGCGACGTTCTGGCATGCGTGGACGACCGATGAGTTCGTCGTCGATCCCAGCCGCATCACGATCGAGATCAGCGGCACCGGAGTCGACGGGGACACCTTCAAGCACGACTTCCTCATGGACCGCTACGGCATTCAGGTCAATAAGACGAGCCGCAACACGGTGCTGTTCATGACGAACATCGGCACGTCACGCTCGGCTGTGGCCTACCTCATCGAGGTCCTCGTCAAGATGGCCGAGAAGTTCAATGACCCGCACGAACTCCAGGCCGAGTATTCCCTCGACGAGCCGGCCGAGATCATGCCGCCGCTGCCGGACTTCAGCGCCTTCGCCCCCGCATACGCCGCCGAGGTGCCGGCTGAGGATCCGTCGAAGCAACTGCCCGACGGTGACCTGCGCACCGCCTACTACGCCGGACTGCGCCGCTGGAACATCGAACACGTCCTCCCCGAGGAGCTGGGCCGTCGGCTCGAGTCGGGGGACCAGCCGGTCTCTGCCGGGTTCGTCACGCCCTACCCGCCGGGATTCCCCGTGCTCGTGCCCGGTCAGATCATCACCGCCGAGGTGCTCGACTTCATGTCCGCCCTCGACACTAGGGAGATCCACGGCTACGACGCTCGGTTGGGCTATCGCGTCATCCTGCCGAAGGATCAGCTCGAGTCGAAGAAGTAG
- a CDS encoding acetyl-CoA C-acetyltransferase yields the protein MPKNIVICEPVRSAVGGFGGQFKNLPPEELGRQVLEALITKSGLNVDVVDDVILGNCYPTMEAPAIGRVVALNAGLPITTPGRQIDRRCGSGLQAIADGHAMINAGFADVVIAGGVETMSRGAFFNEEIRWGVKGSGIDLKDSLARGRVTAGGTNYPVPGGMIETAENLRAEYSISRQEQDEFAVASHQKAAKARDTGRFDDEIAPITIPATRKTPEQVITSDEHIRPNANVESLGKLRPILGSSDAEATVTAGNASGQNDGAALCIIATEEKARELGLRIFARMVGWAVAGVPPKTMGIGPVPAVAKALERAELSLGDMDLIELNEAFAAQALACTREWKLSESDFAERLNVNGSGISLGHPVGATGGRILATLLHELKRRDSRYGVETMCIGGGQGMAAVFENLAS from the coding sequence ATGCCGAAGAACATAGTCATCTGTGAACCCGTGAGATCTGCCGTCGGCGGATTCGGCGGACAGTTCAAGAACCTGCCGCCAGAAGAGCTCGGCCGCCAGGTCCTCGAAGCACTCATCACGAAGTCCGGGCTGAACGTCGACGTCGTCGACGATGTCATCCTCGGCAACTGCTACCCCACGATGGAAGCTCCGGCCATCGGGCGCGTCGTCGCATTGAATGCGGGACTTCCGATCACCACGCCCGGCCGTCAGATCGACCGTCGATGCGGATCCGGTCTCCAGGCCATCGCCGACGGACACGCGATGATCAATGCCGGATTCGCCGATGTCGTCATCGCCGGCGGCGTCGAGACCATGAGCCGCGGCGCCTTCTTCAACGAAGAGATCCGCTGGGGTGTCAAAGGCTCCGGCATCGACCTCAAGGACAGCTTGGCCCGTGGCCGCGTCACCGCAGGCGGCACGAACTATCCAGTGCCTGGTGGCATGATTGAGACCGCTGAGAACCTGCGCGCCGAATACAGCATCAGCCGCCAGGAACAGGACGAATTCGCCGTCGCCTCGCACCAGAAGGCAGCCAAGGCCCGAGACACCGGCCGCTTCGACGACGAGATCGCACCGATCACGATCCCCGCAACCCGGAAGACCCCGGAGCAGGTCATCACGAGCGATGAGCACATTCGCCCGAACGCGAACGTCGAATCGCTGGGTAAGCTGCGCCCGATCCTCGGCTCTTCCGACGCCGAGGCGACTGTGACAGCTGGCAACGCGTCGGGACAGAACGACGGCGCCGCGCTGTGCATCATCGCCACCGAGGAGAAGGCACGTGAGCTGGGCCTGCGCATCTTCGCCCGCATGGTCGGCTGGGCCGTGGCCGGCGTGCCGCCCAAGACCATGGGCATCGGACCTGTGCCGGCTGTCGCGAAGGCACTCGAACGTGCCGAGCTCAGCCTCGGCGACATGGACCTCATCGAACTCAATGAGGCCTTCGCGGCCCAGGCCTTGGCCTGCACCCGCGAGTGGAAGCTGAGCGAGTCCGATTTCGCTGAGCGACTCAATGTCAACGGCTCCGGAATCTCCTTGGGCCACCCAGTGGGCGCGACCGGCGGACGTATTCTGGCCACCCTGCTGCACGAACTCAAACGTCGCGACTCGCGCTATGGCGTCGAAACGATGTGCATCGGCGGCGGTCAGGGCATGGCAGCCGTCTTCGAGAACCTCGCGAGCTGA
- a CDS encoding aspartate aminotransferase family protein, whose amino-acid sequence MQQLSEAEISAIKDESARAYELDRAHVFHSWSAQELIDPMTVSRAQGSTIIDGQGQSFLDFSSQLVNTNIGHQHPKVVQAIKDQADLLCTISPAHVNAARSEAARLITERTPAGLDHVFFTNGGADANEHAIRMARLHTGKHKILSRYRSYHGGTETAVNVTGDPRRWSNDRGDSGVVHFFGPFLYRSEFSATTEEEETERALRHLERTIELEGPSTIAAIILESIPGTAGIMLPGSEYMQGVRALCDKHDIIYIADEVMAGFGRAGKWFAFEHFDVVPDIITFAKGVNSGYVPLGGVIMDDAIYGSFARKAYPGGLTYSGHPLACAAAVATLKAMDEERMIDHAERIGEEIIGPRLRQIAENSKHVGEVRGVGAFWAIELVWDKESREPLAPYGGGSPEVASVVAALKEHGVVPFNNYHRLHVVPPINISEEDLETGLGVFEKVLTDLDFSR is encoded by the coding sequence GTGCAGCAGCTCAGCGAAGCTGAAATCTCGGCGATCAAGGACGAATCCGCCAGAGCCTACGAACTCGATCGAGCGCATGTCTTCCACTCCTGGTCGGCCCAGGAGCTCATCGACCCGATGACCGTCTCCCGCGCGCAGGGCTCGACCATCATCGACGGTCAGGGGCAGTCGTTCCTCGACTTCTCCTCACAGCTGGTCAACACCAACATCGGCCACCAGCATCCGAAGGTCGTCCAGGCCATCAAGGACCAGGCGGACCTGCTGTGCACGATCAGTCCCGCCCACGTCAACGCCGCCCGGTCCGAAGCCGCTCGGCTCATCACCGAGCGCACCCCGGCCGGTCTGGACCATGTGTTCTTCACCAACGGCGGCGCCGATGCCAACGAGCATGCGATCCGCATGGCCCGGCTGCACACCGGCAAACACAAGATCCTCTCCCGATACCGCTCGTATCACGGGGGCACGGAGACGGCAGTCAACGTCACCGGTGACCCGCGCCGCTGGTCCAATGACCGTGGCGACTCCGGTGTCGTCCACTTCTTCGGGCCTTTCCTCTACCGGTCCGAATTCTCGGCCACCACCGAGGAGGAGGAGACCGAGAGGGCTCTGCGCCACCTCGAGCGCACCATCGAACTCGAGGGCCCGTCGACGATCGCCGCGATCATCCTCGAGTCCATCCCCGGCACCGCCGGCATCATGCTGCCTGGCAGCGAGTACATGCAGGGCGTGCGAGCCCTGTGCGACAAACACGACATCATCTATATCGCCGACGAGGTGATGGCCGGATTCGGGCGGGCCGGCAAATGGTTCGCCTTCGAACACTTCGATGTGGTGCCCGACATCATCACCTTCGCCAAGGGCGTGAACTCCGGCTATGTGCCCCTGGGCGGAGTGATCATGGATGATGCGATCTACGGTTCCTTCGCACGTAAGGCCTACCCCGGCGGGCTCACCTACTCCGGCCACCCGCTGGCCTGTGCTGCGGCCGTGGCCACCCTCAAGGCGATGGACGAGGAGCGCATGATCGATCATGCCGAACGCATCGGTGAGGAGATCATCGGGCCCAGGCTGCGCCAGATCGCGGAGAACTCGAAGCACGTCGGCGAAGTCCGCGGAGTCGGCGCGTTCTGGGCGATCGAACTGGTCTGGGACAAGGAATCGAGGGAACCGCTGGCACCCTACGGTGGCGGCTCACCCGAGGTCGCCTCGGTGGTGGCTGCGCTCAAGGAACACGGGGTGGTGCCCTTCAACAACTATCACCGTCTCCACGTGGTCCCGCCGATCAACATCAGCGAAGAGGATCTCGAAACCGGCCTCGGCGTCTTCGAGAAGGTGCTCACCGACCTCGACTTCTCCCGCTGA
- a CDS encoding amidohydrolase — MNIDAIFTDLDAHTLDPARPRAKKIGVFAGRIIGFDEELDGVTADRVESLGGATVLPGFNDVHCHTAWFGLTLASIDVTALPGGLPDVYAALEKAAATTPAGEWINATGYAHRDYDGQYPELSRLDEITGDRPLFMRQTSGHAAIVNTEAMKRAGILDPGFSDPVGGRVVTDAAGHPTGLVEETAQGLVQDLIRPYSLDTIVEAIDLATAYYAKEGITSFGDCGVAYGWIGHSPIEVSAYLRAREEGKLRARAQLLPQADGLHEIAANSADGFGIGLDAGVRTGLGDDLVSLGPVKFFMDGALSGETAALRENYEGKDHPGYLQDDAEVLRKQILDTYASGWSVAVHAIGDAAVDAAVANIVDAQAKYGRRVVPNRIEHAALVHDEHLSTLADNGIVVTPQSAFAEGIGDGMNASLGPARRSLIYRAKSFIDNGVLLAGSSDRPCADGNALRGIEAFVTRKTRDGDIMGSAEECLSADEAIAAYTSVAAEASGHGADKGTLSRGKLADFVALDAHPADVAPEQISQITVRATVLGGDFTHDAR; from the coding sequence ATGAACATCGACGCGATCTTCACCGATCTCGACGCCCACACGCTCGACCCGGCACGTCCGCGGGCGAAGAAGATCGGCGTCTTCGCCGGGCGCATCATCGGCTTCGATGAGGAGCTCGACGGCGTCACCGCGGATCGGGTCGAATCGCTGGGCGGGGCCACGGTGCTGCCGGGCTTCAACGACGTCCACTGCCACACCGCATGGTTCGGACTCACCCTGGCATCGATCGACGTCACAGCGCTGCCCGGCGGCCTGCCCGATGTCTACGCCGCCCTCGAGAAGGCAGCTGCGACGACTCCGGCCGGCGAGTGGATCAACGCCACCGGCTACGCCCACCGCGACTACGACGGGCAGTACCCGGAGCTGTCCCGCCTCGACGAGATCACCGGCGACCGGCCTCTATTCATGCGACAGACCTCCGGGCATGCCGCCATCGTCAACACCGAGGCGATGAAGCGAGCAGGGATCCTCGACCCCGGCTTCAGCGACCCAGTCGGCGGCAGGGTCGTCACCGATGCGGCGGGCCACCCCACAGGCCTGGTCGAAGAGACCGCGCAGGGCCTCGTCCAGGACCTCATCCGCCCCTATTCACTCGACACGATCGTCGAGGCCATCGACCTTGCGACCGCGTACTACGCGAAGGAAGGCATCACCTCCTTCGGTGACTGCGGCGTCGCCTACGGCTGGATCGGACACTCCCCCATCGAAGTCAGCGCCTACCTGCGTGCGCGCGAAGAGGGCAAGCTGCGTGCCCGCGCCCAGCTCCTGCCGCAGGCCGACGGACTCCACGAGATCGCAGCGAACTCGGCCGACGGCTTCGGCATCGGCCTCGATGCAGGGGTGCGCACCGGCCTCGGCGATGACCTCGTCTCTCTGGGACCGGTCAAGTTCTTCATGGACGGGGCGCTGAGCGGGGAGACCGCAGCTCTGCGGGAGAACTACGAGGGCAAGGACCATCCCGGCTACCTGCAGGACGACGCCGAGGTGCTGCGCAAGCAGATCCTCGACACCTACGCCTCCGGGTGGTCCGTCGCGGTCCATGCGATCGGCGATGCGGCCGTGGATGCTGCCGTGGCCAACATCGTCGACGCGCAGGCCAAGTACGGTCGCCGGGTCGTTCCCAACCGGATCGAACACGCTGCCCTCGTCCATGATGAGCACCTATCCACCCTGGCCGACAACGGAATCGTCGTGACCCCGCAGTCCGCATTCGCCGAAGGCATCGGCGACGGAATGAACGCCTCACTGGGACCTGCACGTCGTTCCCTGATCTACCGCGCGAAGTCCTTCATCGATAACGGTGTGCTGCTGGCCGGCAGCTCGGATCGCCCCTGCGCCGACGGCAATGCGCTGCGCGGCATCGAAGCCTTTGTGACGAGGAAGACCCGCGACGGCGACATCATGGGCTCGGCCGAGGAATGCCTGAGCGCCGATGAGGCGATCGCCGCCTACACCTCGGTCGCGGCCGAAGCCTCCGGGCACGGCGCAGACAAGGGAACACTGTCACGCGGGAAGCTCGCGGACTTCGTGGCCCTCGACGCCCACCCCGCAGACGTGGCCCCCGAGCAGATCTCACAGATTACAGTCCGCGCCACCGTCCTCGGCGGCGACTTCACCCACGACGCCCGCTAG
- a CDS encoding thiamine pyrophosphate-dependent enzyme: MRQKNDKHEAMDNSAPLSAGHLLVKELEAHGVQRSYLVPGESYLDVLDGLHDSTITPIVCRQEGGAGYMAVAEGRMTGIPGIAMVTRGPGASNVMVSVHTAYQDATPLVVFVGLIPTAQRGRESFQEFDLNGWFSTTTKKVLTLDDPDKAAEVVADAMHTAVTGRAGPVVVGLPEEVLVKASAGTVLPPRTHGSAAPYAGDVTELRARILQADRPVLIIGGEDWSPATSRRIAQWSRDRGLGVIGTFRAYDGIDHDSPNFLGMLGFGASAVAKRTFAEADLHIFLGCVRTDVATDSFTIGTDAKTVVIGPDPDAHGHFGSLDQHIITPVNRFAQALFTEDGARAYSVSSDGSINEPAVGDEHLSGNDEPVPLPEWIRQARAELEEWRVPVTTSASSDSGRAGDGFVDMDEAFVHVRELLPDNAIITYGAGNFSGWATRFLPTHGFPSALGPRNGSMGFGLPAAVAAGLVHPERPVFCIAGDGDFLMNGQELATAAQYGVNLTVVVNDNSVYGTIRGHQDREYPGRATGTSLSSPDFAALATAFGGMGLTVERTEDFRDAFEKALAHKGPALVRCLTDPAIRGARV, encoded by the coding sequence ATGAGACAAAAGAATGATAAGCATGAAGCCATGGACAACTCAGCGCCACTTTCCGCAGGTCACCTCCTCGTCAAGGAGCTCGAAGCCCACGGCGTCCAGCGTTCCTACCTGGTCCCCGGCGAGTCCTACCTCGACGTTCTCGACGGCCTCCACGATTCGACTATCACCCCGATCGTCTGCCGCCAAGAGGGTGGAGCCGGCTACATGGCCGTAGCCGAGGGCCGCATGACCGGCATCCCCGGGATCGCCATGGTCACCCGCGGTCCCGGTGCCTCGAACGTCATGGTCTCGGTCCACACCGCCTACCAGGACGCGACGCCGCTCGTCGTGTTCGTCGGCCTCATCCCCACCGCCCAGCGTGGCCGCGAGTCCTTCCAGGAATTCGACCTGAACGGCTGGTTCTCGACGACGACCAAGAAGGTCCTCACCCTCGATGACCCCGACAAGGCCGCCGAGGTGGTCGCCGATGCCATGCACACCGCCGTGACCGGCCGGGCGGGTCCCGTCGTCGTGGGCCTGCCCGAGGAGGTCCTGGTCAAGGCCAGCGCGGGGACGGTGCTGCCGCCGCGCACGCACGGTTCTGCTGCCCCCTATGCAGGCGATGTCACCGAGCTGCGGGCCCGCATCCTCCAGGCCGATCGTCCCGTCCTCATCATCGGCGGCGAGGACTGGTCCCCGGCGACCTCGCGCAGGATCGCGCAGTGGTCACGCGACCGCGGCCTCGGCGTCATCGGCACCTTCCGTGCCTATGACGGCATCGACCACGACTCCCCCAATTTCCTCGGCATGCTCGGCTTCGGTGCCTCCGCGGTCGCGAAGAGAACCTTCGCCGAGGCTGACCTGCACATCTTCCTCGGCTGTGTCCGCACCGATGTGGCCACCGATTCCTTCACCATCGGCACCGACGCCAAGACCGTCGTCATCGGCCCCGATCCGGACGCTCACGGACATTTCGGCAGCCTCGACCAGCACATCATCACCCCGGTCAACCGCTTCGCCCAGGCCCTGTTCACCGAGGACGGTGCACGTGCGTATTCGGTGTCCTCCGACGGGTCGATCAATGAGCCTGCTGTCGGAGATGAGCACCTGAGCGGCAACGACGAACCGGTGCCGCTGCCCGAATGGATCCGCCAAGCCCGGGCAGAACTCGAGGAATGGCGGGTGCCGGTGACCACCTCGGCGAGCTCTGACTCTGGTCGTGCCGGTGACGGCTTCGTCGACATGGATGAGGCCTTCGTCCATGTCAGGGAGCTGCTGCCGGACAACGCGATCATCACCTACGGGGCCGGGAACTTCTCGGGCTGGGCCACCAGGTTCCTGCCCACCCACGGCTTCCCCTCGGCGCTGGGCCCACGCAACGGATCGATGGGCTTCGGGCTCCCCGCCGCCGTTGCCGCCGGACTCGTTCATCCCGAGCGTCCCGTGTTCTGCATCGCCGGCGACGGTGACTTCCTCATGAACGGCCAGGAGCTCGCCACCGCCGCACAATACGGTGTCAACCTCACCGTCGTCGTCAACGACAACTCGGTCTACGGCACGATCCGCGGCCACCAGGATCGCGAGTATCCGGGCCGCGCAACTGGCACCTCCCTGTCCAGCCCCGATTTCGCGGCCCTCGCCACGGCTTTCGGCGGTATGGGACTGACAGTCGAACGCACGGAGGACTTCCGAGATGCCTTCGAGAAGGCACTGGCCCACAAGGGTCCCGCGCTCGTCCGCTGTCTCACCGACCCCGCGATCCGCGGAGCCCGGGTGTGA